Genomic segment of Truepera radiovictrix DSM 17093:
GCCAAGACAAGAAGACCGAGAACCTTTTTCATGCTTTTCCTCCTAGGATGCGGAACGGCCGATACGGACGCCCCGTTTCTTCGTAAAAGCCGAATTTCGTGAAAAATTCGACGTAGTGAAGACGAAGCGGTTGCAGGGTATACGAAATGGCTTTGAGCGTCAAGGCGATGAGGTGCACCGCAAACGCTACCAGAATACCGAGCGCGGGTCCGACGATCGGCAGGGTACCGCCGAGCGCGTAGCCGAGGTCGGTCGCCAGGGTTGCAATGAGCGCCGCCGAGAGACCGACGGCGAAAAGCCGCAGGTACGAGAGGATGTTCCCCGAGTTGGAGATCAGCTCGACGAGCATCAAGGGCAGCCGCGAGAAGATGAGCCCGGCGAAAAAGATGGCGAAGCCGAGCGCCACGAAAAAGAGGACGAAGGCGTTGTCGGAAAGGTTATTCGTCAAAAACCCGTAGGCGAAGGTGACGATCGCGGCGATGCCCGCAAACATCCCGACGCCCTCCCAGAAGTGCTTCATATCGCCGTGGCGCAGCCCGTAGTAGGCGCGCAGCGCCCAGCCGAAAAGCACCTGCAGGGTGCCGAACACGAGCGCCAGCAGGAGTACGGTGTAAAAACCGGACTCGTGCACGCGAAAGATCGCGATGGGGATGACGCCGTGGTAGTGATCGCTATAGGTGGGGTAGAAGATGGGGTTGTTCGGCGGGAAGTGCTCCAAGAAGTTGCCGAAAAACTCGCCGTAGAGAAACCCCCACACCATCGTCCAGGCCGCGCACCAGTTGATCACGGTGCCGATGGGTCGCAGCGCGGTCGACGGGATCACGATACCCAAGGGGCCCAGGTTGAGGTTGTTACCCCGCGCGCCGCGGAGGCGGAACCAGACGCCCAGGGCCAAAAACAGCAAGCCGAAGCCGATGTCGCCGACGATAAAGCCGAAAAACAGCGGGAAAAAGAGGGCGAGCGTCCAGGAGGGGTCGAAGTAGCCGTACTTGGGCGGCGCGAAGAGCGACAAGAGCCCCTCGAACGGCTTGACCCAACCGGGGTTCTCGAGCTTGACGGGGACGTCCTCGTCGTGGTGTTCGTCGGCTTTGCGCACCTCGATGACGAGGTCGCCGCCAAACTGGCGCTCGAGCGCCGCGACGACCTGGCGCCGGTCTTTGGCCGGAACCCACCCCTGCAGCGCAAACCCGTAACGCCCCCCGGCAAGCTCACTCATCACCTCGTAGCGGGCGCGGTGGTTGAGCGCGACGTCGCGCACCAAGCGCAAGCGGCCGCCGTGGACCTTGCCGAGGTGAGCGAGGTCGTCTTGCAGCGTCTTGCGGCGCTTGGGGAGCGTTTGGGCGCGCTCTTGCATCACGTGCACGGCCTTGGCGACGCCGAGGTCTTTAAAGCGCTCCGGCAGCTGCAGTTCGGCCAACCCGAGGCGCGAGAGCAGCGCCTGCAGCTCGGAGAGCTCCCCTTTGAGCACCGCCACGACCGCCAGAAACCCTTTGCCGTAACGCCGCGTCGCGAGCGCGAAGCGGTTATCAAAGGTCTCTTTAAGAGCGGCGCGCACGCGGCTCAAAAAGTCTTCGGAAGGGACCAAAAAGGCCGCCCCACGCAGGTAACGCGACCCCTCGAGCTGCGCGAGCGTCGGGGCGAGCTCCCGAAAGGGGGGCAAGTAGGTGTTGATGAGGTCGAGTTCGTCGTCGATCTCGGCGCGTTCGGCGACGAGCGAGTCGACCTGGTTGCTAAGATCGTTGAGGTAAGCGCGCAGCTCGGAGAGGCTTAAGGGGACGCGGTCTTTGCCGGCGACCGGACCCTCGGCGGCCGAGAGCAGCTCGAGCAGCGCCTCGGTCTTGGCGACCACGCCGTCCCACGCCTCTTGCGCACGCCGGTCGCTCTCTTTAAGCTCGAAACGGGGGAGCGCGTCGCCGTGGGCGCGTACGATGTGCACTACGCCGAGGGTCTGCAGGCTCACGAGAAGGTCTTTGACGATCCCCTTGCGACCGACGACGAGCAGCTGCTCCATGGGCGCGATCACGGCAGCACCCGCTCCAACACCAGCTGCATCGCCCGCTGCTGGTTGCGCTTGGCGCGCTCCTGCACCGCCGCGACCTCTTGACGCGCTCTATCTAGCACCGCGTCGCGCTCACGCCCACTTTCGCGCTCCGCCGCCGCCCGCCGCTCCTGGGCTTCTCTCGCGGCACGCTGGCGCGCGGCCTCGAGGGTGGCTGCCGCTTTGGCTTCGGCTTCTTCGATCACCTTGGCCGCCTCTTGCCGCGCCTCCTCGACCTTGGCCAGGAGGCTCTGCTCCTCGTCGATAAGACGTTGTAGCAGTTTTTCGCCCTGGGCTTCCAAACGACCCTCCTTTCTGACCATAACGACGCCCACCACCGTACGTCTAGGACACCGAGCGAGACCCACCGCGTAGGCCACAGCTCGGCTCGGGTTCGCGTCATCCAGGCACAAAAAAACGCGACGTTACAACTCGCGCTTTGCAGACGTCAGCATAGCAACCCACTAGGGCGGTGTCAACGAAATCGGCGGCGGCTTGGGCCCCGACCAAACTCGCCCGACGACCACCCGTCAACGGGTCGCAAAGCCGTCCTGGAGGGGGGTGAGCGAGGCGCCGGCGGACGGCTACGGGTTCGCGCCTTTGGCGCTAGCACCAAAGCGAAACTGCAGGATAGGGGCATATGTCTCTAGGCGCCGCACCAGCGTGCCATCGGGGGCGTGCTGTGAGATCACGCGCTGACCCCGTTCGGCGAAGAACACGTAGCCCTCTTCGTCGACCCCGAGGTCTTTAAGCGCACCGCTCGCCCCGAGGTGAGGCGGCGCGGCCGTGAGCGTCAGGTGGGGTTGTAGCGGGTAGGGGGGTTCGCGTGCACCCAACGCGGCGCCCCCCCCGAACCCGCCGGCGTAGCGCGGGGTAAGCGGGGCGTCTGGCTCGGGCGCTGCGGCAAAGGACAGCGCAACGGTCCCTAGCTCGCTCCCCGAGAGCGCCATCTGGTGCAGCCGCGCTCGCCCCGCTTCGGCCAGGTAGAGCGTCCCCGTCGGGGCGAGCGCGAACCCCCCCACGGCGAGCCGTTGGCCCTCCGCGCGGAGCTCCCAGACGCCCCGGCAACGCCCCCTGGGATCGAGGCGCTGCACCCGCTGGTTGCCGTAGTCGAGCACGTAGAGGTCACCGCGGGCGTCGACCTGCAGGTCGCGCGGATCGCTAAAGCGCCCTAGCGCCCCCCCCTGACCGCCGAGGCGGGCGAGCAGCTCACCGCGGGCGCTAAAGCGCTGCACGAGGTGCGTTTCGGCGTCGAGGACGAGCAACGTGTCGTCGGGGGAGACGGCGAGCGCCACGGGCCGCAGAAAGTTGCCCGCGTCCATCCCGTAGTGGCCGAAAGCGAGCAGCACGCCGCCCTCTGGACACAGCTTGTAGATCATGGGGTAGTCAGCGCGCAACCCCTCCTCGTGCACCGCGACGTAGAGCGCCCCGGCGGCGTCCTTCGCGCACGCTCGAGGCAGCGCGGGGAGCACCCCGCCGGCGGCCTCGAGCGCGCCGAGCACCGTATGCGGCTCGCCGTCGCGGCTCCAGGCGCGCAGCGCCCCCTCGGGCGAGGCGAGCGCGCAGAGGAGGCGCCCCCCCTCACCCGGCGGAGGCGTCGCGGCGCGCAGCGACGCGGCCTCTAGGCGCGCTTCGACCGTGGCGAGGTCGGGGCGCCGCTGCGGGTCTTTGGCGATCATCGCCATCACGAGCGCCTCGAGGTCGCTCGGAACGCGCGGCGCGTGCTGTCTGGGCGGGGGCGGCTGGGCGAAGATCTGTTGGTGCATCACGACCTCGTACCCGCCGCGAAAGGCGGCTTGGCCCGTCAGGAGCTCGTAGAACACCAGACCGAGGCTGTAGACGTCGCTCCGCTCGTCCGTTTTGAGACCGCGCACCCCCTCGGGCGACATGTAGCTCGGGGTACCGACACGTCCCGGCGCCACGTCGTTCGTCTCCCGCTGGCCTACCCCGTCCACCGCGTCCCACGCGCCCGCGACCCCAAAGTCCATCAGCTTGAGCGCGTCGGGCGCGACCACGACCTCACCGCGCCGCCGCCGCAGGCCGTCGCGGCGCAGCATCACGTTGGCGGGTTTGAGGTCGCGGTGCACGATCCCCGAGGCGTGGATGTAGCGCAGTGCACGCACCGCCTGCAGCATCAGTTCGCGGCTCGTGGCGTAGTCCCCGACGTGTTCGGGGACGTCGACGTAGCTCTCTAGGCTCACGCCGTCCACGAACTCCATCGCTAGGTAGTGTTGGCCCGCGACGCTGCCATGTTCAAAGGTCCGCACGACGTTGGGGTGATCGAGGCGCCTAGCGACCTCCGCCTCGCGGTGAAAGCGGCGCACAAACGCGGCGTCGCGCATAAACGCCTCGGCCGGCACCTTTAGCGCCACCCACCGGCCGTCGCGCCGCCGCCGCGCCCGATAGACGTTCGCCATCCCCCCTGAACCGAGCTTTTCGTGCACCTCGAAGCCAGGGAGGTCCCACAAGTCAGCAGGGCCTCTGCGCCCCTCCACGACCCCGTTGCCCCCACCGCCACCGGGTCTTAAGCGGCGCTCCCCCCGCTGCGCACACCTACCCAAGCCGAGTAGGAGCACACTAGCGCCCAGGATCACGAAGAGGGCGAGGACCACAGGGAGCACCGCTACGCCTCCAGATGGATTTGCCCGCAGAGCGCAACTCCCGCGAGCGTCCGGCAAGGCGCCTGCAAGCATCCCTGACGACTGCGCCAGGACCCCCCCCGAACAGCTTACAGGGTACGGCAGCTACTCTTACAAAAAACCAACACGCCAGAAAACCAGCACGCCTCTGCGGCCCACCCTACGCCGGCGTCGTTACGCGCAGGGCTCCCCCGTCAGTTGCCCTTGGGACGCGGCCGTTTGATGGTCTCGAGGTAAGGGAAGCGCTCTAACAGGCGCCGGTAGCTACAGAAGAGCTCGAGCGCCTCCTCCGCGCTCCCCGGCAGCGCCTTGAGGCGCAAGTAGGCGGCGTGCCCCCCCGGAAAGCGAAACGTCGGCGTGCCGAAGACGTCGAGCGAGGCGGCGCGGTAGTGCTCCTGCGCGAGCACGGTGCGGCATTCGGGGTTCGCCATGTCGCTCTGAAAGCGGCACAAATCGAGCCCCACGGCGGCAGCGACGCTGTGCAGGGTGTCGCGCGAAAAGGGCCTGTGGTCACGGTGCCGCGCGCGCATCAGCTCGAGCCGGAAGCGGTCGTGCAGCTCGCGCCCCTGCCGCCGCGCCGCGCACGAGGCGAGAAAGGGCAAAAGCCCGCGGTTGCCCCCCTCGTCCCCCTCGGTGAGGCGCTCGTTCCAGAGCTGCCACGCGCCACTGCCCGCGCGCGCGGCGCGCTGCGCTTCGTGGTTGCTCTGGTAGAGGCTAAAATGCTGCCACTCGAAGGTGAGCCCCAGAGGTTCGCGGACGAGCTCCACGAGCTCCGCCCCACGCCAAGCGTAGGGGCAGACGTAATCGAAAAAAACCGTGACCACCTCGTTCGACATGAGGGTATTAAAGCCCGCCTTCACGGTGTCCGAGGTAAGCCGTAGCACAGCGCCCTTTGGCGGTGCCGCCAAACCCGTCTAAGATGGCGGCGCTGTCAGCACCCGCCGGTTGCCGTGCGCGGCCAAAAAGCGTCCCTAGGGCGCGCCCTAGGGACCTACCACGAGCTGGCCGTTACAAACGGCTCGCGACCCGCGCTAAAGGTCAGTTCTCCCCCTGCACGGGGCGGGGCGGTTCGCCGATCTCGCCGAAGCGCGCCTCGTACTTGCGGACGTTGTCCTCGAGGCTGCGTAACAGCGCCTTGGCGTGGTGGGGGCTGGTGATCACGCGCGACCCGACCGAGGGCGGGTGCCCCGGGTAGGCGAGGGCGAAGTCGAGGATGAATTCGTCGCGGGTGTGGGCGATGATCGCGACGTTGGCGTAGCGCCCGCGGGCGACCTCTTTGTCGACTTCGAGCTTGATCTCTTTCATGGCCATAGCGTTACCTCCTGCCTCAGCCTACCGCAGAACCCAGGGGGAGCGCTGTCGGGTGTCGGCAACGACCCCACGCCCTAGGGCAGCGCGACCTCCTGCGGCACCGCCCCCAGCTCCGCCGCAGCGGCGTCGCTCTGCTGCGCGAGCACGGCGTTGAGAACCTGCTCGATGGCGTGGTCGGTCAGTTGATCCGTGTCGGCCGCTTCGAGCACCGGTACACCGGCGAGCTTCGCTTGCCGCACGATAAAGTCTTGCAG
This window contains:
- a CDS encoding V-type ATP synthase subunit I encodes the protein MIAPMEQLLVVGRKGIVKDLLVSLQTLGVVHIVRAHGDALPRFELKESDRRAQEAWDGVVAKTEALLELLSAAEGPVAGKDRVPLSLSELRAYLNDLSNQVDSLVAERAEIDDELDLINTYLPPFRELAPTLAQLEGSRYLRGAAFLVPSEDFLSRVRAALKETFDNRFALATRRYGKGFLAVVAVLKGELSELQALLSRLGLAELQLPERFKDLGVAKAVHVMQERAQTLPKRRKTLQDDLAHLGKVHGGRLRLVRDVALNHRARYEVMSELAGGRYGFALQGWVPAKDRRQVVAALERQFGGDLVIEVRKADEHHDEDVPVKLENPGWVKPFEGLLSLFAPPKYGYFDPSWTLALFFPLFFGFIVGDIGFGLLFLALGVWFRLRGARGNNLNLGPLGIVIPSTALRPIGTVINWCAAWTMVWGFLYGEFFGNFLEHFPPNNPIFYPTYSDHYHGVIPIAIFRVHESGFYTVLLLALVFGTLQVLFGWALRAYYGLRHGDMKHFWEGVGMFAGIAAIVTFAYGFLTNNLSDNAFVLFFVALGFAIFFAGLIFSRLPLMLVELISNSGNILSYLRLFAVGLSAALIATLATDLGYALGGTLPIVGPALGILVAFAVHLIALTLKAISYTLQPLRLHYVEFFTKFGFYEETGRPYRPFRILGGKA
- a CDS encoding V-type ATPase subunit subunit G family protein: MEAQGEKLLQRLIDEEQSLLAKVEEARQEAAKVIEEAEAKAAATLEAARQRAAREAQERRAAAERESGRERDAVLDRARQEVAAVQERAKRNQQRAMQLVLERVLP
- a CDS encoding serine/threonine-protein kinase; protein product: MLPVVLALFVILGASVLLLGLGRCAQRGERRLRPGGGGGNGVVEGRRGPADLWDLPGFEVHEKLGSGGMANVYRARRRRDGRWVALKVPAEAFMRDAAFVRRFHREAEVARRLDHPNVVRTFEHGSVAGQHYLAMEFVDGVSLESYVDVPEHVGDYATSRELMLQAVRALRYIHASGIVHRDLKPANVMLRRDGLRRRRGEVVVAPDALKLMDFGVAGAWDAVDGVGQRETNDVAPGRVGTPSYMSPEGVRGLKTDERSDVYSLGLVFYELLTGQAAFRGGYEVVMHQQIFAQPPPPRQHAPRVPSDLEALVMAMIAKDPQRRPDLATVEARLEAASLRAATPPPGEGGRLLCALASPEGALRAWSRDGEPHTVLGALEAAGGVLPALPRACAKDAAGALYVAVHEEGLRADYPMIYKLCPEGGVLLAFGHYGMDAGNFLRPVALAVSPDDTLLVLDAETHLVQRFSARGELLARLGGQGGALGRFSDPRDLQVDARGDLYVLDYGNQRVQRLDPRGRCRGVWELRAEGQRLAVGGFALAPTGTLYLAEAGRARLHQMALSGSELGTVALSFAAAPEPDAPLTPRYAGGFGGGAALGAREPPYPLQPHLTLTAAPPHLGASGALKDLGVDEEGYVFFAERGQRVISQHAPDGTLVRRLETYAPILQFRFGASAKGANP
- a CDS encoding DsbA family oxidoreductase, with protein sequence MSNEVVTVFFDYVCPYAWRGAELVELVREPLGLTFEWQHFSLYQSNHEAQRAARAGSGAWQLWNERLTEGDEGGNRGLLPFLASCAARRQGRELHDRFRLELMRARHRDHRPFSRDTLHSVAAAVGLDLCRFQSDMANPECRTVLAQEHYRAASLDVFGTPTFRFPGGHAAYLRLKALPGSAEEALELFCSYRRLLERFPYLETIKRPRPKGN
- a CDS encoding DUF3467 domain-containing protein, coding for MAMKEIKLEVDKEVARGRYANVAIIAHTRDEFILDFALAYPGHPPSVGSRVITSPHHAKALLRSLEDNVRKYEARFGEIGEPPRPVQGEN